One window of Thermocoleostomius sinensis A174 genomic DNA carries:
- a CDS encoding efflux RND transporter permease subunit, producing the protein MFSNFFIKRPIFAIVCTLIIVFLGIVVVPTLPIARFPSISPVQVVITSNYVGADAETVETGVTNILEQEINGIEGVRYISSTSGSDGTSQITVTFASNVDPNIATVNVQNRVARVEPQLPESVIQTGVTVNQQNSNFLNAIAIYADNGEYDPLFMSNYADTFMVEALRRIDGVGDIQIFGERRYAMRLWLDPNRLASRNLTVQDVANAIREQNIQVGAGAIGQQPTSEEQEYQLNLRAVSRLRSVEEFENLVLSTGDAGSLVRVRDVGRVELGAENYSSFLTYNGREAIGLGILQRPGTNALETAQAVQAELERLKESFPPGLNYAVAFDTTTFVSISLREVVVTLLTAILLVVIILYLFLQDWRTTLIPALAIPISLIGTFIFTRIFGFSLNTLTLFGLTLVTGVVVDDAIVVTEAIAAKVQDQGIPPVKAAVEAMRELAGAVIATSLVLMAVFIPVAFFPGTTGAIYRQFALTIAFAIVVSTFNALTFSPALGALLLRQRPENRNFLGRLFAKFNQGLDWVRQRYRGSLNFLVRLKYLVLAVFVALLLFTGWLYRTVPSGFLPEEDQGYFITIVQAPEGVSLNYTKRILDQVDAIVRQQPEVASNFAVTGFSFAGSAPNQGIMFTLLKPWEDRSGADQNVQGIIGRVQPQFFGIPQGRIFALVPPSIEGLGNYGGFQMELQDRRGNLSLDQFVGSMYQFIGAANQNPNLEGVFSTYTANTPQLLVEVNRDRAKALNVNIDDIFSTLQSFLGSQYVNDFTLEQDTYRVYLQADEQFRSNPESIRQFYVRAQGQNGEPGQMVQLGNLVTLTPTTSAQTITHYNLFRSISIQGNAAPGSSSGQALRAMEETAAQVLPAGLGYEWTGTALEEIESGGQAPIIFGLGLIMVFLVLAAQYESFFDPVIILFSVPLAILGALLAVFLRGFANDVYCQIGLVMLIGLASKNAILIVEYANQLRDEGLSTVQAAIEASQERLRPILMTAISSVIGFFPLVIAVGAGAESRQSLGTALVGGFFVATFLSLFVVPMLYIITKNISDRFFPPNKDRQAQVRELTESGVFK; encoded by the coding sequence ATGTTCTCTAATTTCTTCATCAAGCGACCAATTTTTGCGATCGTCTGTACTCTCATCATTGTCTTCTTGGGCATCGTTGTTGTCCCCACGCTACCGATCGCTCGATTTCCCAGCATTAGCCCAGTGCAGGTCGTGATTACCTCTAATTACGTTGGGGCAGATGCCGAAACGGTGGAAACCGGAGTGACGAATATCCTGGAACAGGAAATTAATGGGATTGAGGGGGTGCGGTACATTAGCTCCACCAGTGGCAGCGATGGCACAAGCCAAATTACCGTCACCTTTGCATCAAACGTTGATCCAAACATTGCCACGGTGAATGTGCAAAATCGGGTGGCTCGTGTGGAACCGCAGTTGCCTGAGTCGGTGATTCAAACGGGCGTCACAGTTAACCAACAGAACAGCAATTTCCTGAATGCGATCGCCATCTATGCCGACAACGGTGAATATGATCCGCTGTTCATGAGTAACTACGCAGACACCTTCATGGTGGAGGCACTGCGGCGCATTGATGGGGTTGGAGATATTCAGATTTTCGGTGAACGACGCTATGCGATGCGGCTCTGGCTCGACCCCAATCGTCTGGCCAGCCGTAATTTGACGGTGCAGGATGTCGCAAATGCCATTCGCGAACAGAATATTCAGGTGGGGGCTGGGGCGATCGGACAACAACCCACCTCAGAGGAACAAGAATACCAACTGAACCTGCGGGCGGTGAGCCGCTTGCGCAGCGTGGAAGAGTTCGAGAATCTGGTGTTATCCACGGGCGATGCGGGCAGTTTGGTTAGAGTGCGAGATGTGGGACGGGTGGAATTAGGAGCGGAAAACTATAGCTCTTTCTTAACCTACAACGGGCGCGAAGCGATCGGTCTGGGAATTTTGCAGCGACCGGGAACCAATGCTCTGGAAACGGCGCAAGCAGTACAAGCCGAACTCGAGCGCCTGAAGGAATCCTTTCCGCCGGGGTTAAACTATGCTGTGGCGTTTGACACTACTACCTTCGTCTCAATTTCACTCAGAGAAGTGGTCGTCACTCTGCTGACGGCGATTCTGCTGGTGGTGATCATTCTTTACCTGTTCCTGCAAGATTGGCGCACCACGTTGATTCCAGCATTGGCCATTCCAATCTCACTGATTGGGACATTCATTTTCACTCGAATTTTTGGCTTCTCACTCAACACTCTGACATTATTTGGTTTGACGCTGGTAACGGGGGTGGTGGTAGACGATGCGATCGTAGTGACCGAAGCGATCGCAGCTAAGGTGCAAGACCAGGGGATTCCGCCTGTGAAAGCCGCTGTAGAAGCCATGCGAGAACTGGCCGGAGCCGTGATTGCAACGTCGCTGGTGCTGATGGCGGTATTCATTCCGGTGGCCTTTTTTCCCGGCACAACTGGAGCGATCTATCGCCAATTTGCCTTAACAATTGCCTTTGCAATCGTCGTTTCTACCTTCAATGCCCTGACCTTTTCGCCAGCCTTGGGAGCCTTACTACTACGACAACGCCCAGAAAACCGCAACTTCTTGGGGCGACTGTTTGCCAAGTTTAACCAAGGCTTAGACTGGGTGCGGCAGCGCTATCGAGGTTCGCTAAATTTTCTGGTGCGCTTGAAATATCTTGTCTTAGCGGTGTTTGTAGCGTTACTGCTGTTTACGGGCTGGCTCTATCGCACGGTTCCCTCTGGCTTTTTGCCCGAAGAAGACCAAGGCTATTTCATCACGATCGTTCAGGCTCCCGAAGGCGTATCGCTGAATTACACCAAACGGATTCTCGATCAGGTGGATGCGATCGTGCGTCAACAGCCAGAAGTAGCCTCGAACTTTGCTGTTACAGGCTTTAGCTTTGCAGGCAGTGCTCCCAACCAGGGCATTATGTTTACCTTGCTGAAGCCGTGGGAGGACCGCAGCGGAGCCGATCAGAACGTTCAAGGCATTATTGGACGCGTACAGCCGCAGTTTTTTGGCATTCCGCAGGGGCGAATTTTTGCCCTCGTGCCGCCGTCAATCGAAGGATTGGGCAACTACGGCGGGTTCCAAATGGAGCTTCAAGATCGGCGCGGCAACCTGTCGCTAGATCAGTTTGTGGGCAGTATGTACCAATTTATTGGAGCAGCCAACCAAAACCCGAATTTGGAGGGAGTGTTTTCCACGTACACCGCCAATACGCCCCAATTATTGGTAGAGGTGAACCGCGATCGAGCCAAGGCCCTCAACGTTAACATTGACGATATTTTTAGTACATTGCAAAGTTTTTTAGGTTCGCAGTATGTGAATGACTTTACCCTCGAGCAAGACACCTATCGGGTATACCTACAAGCCGACGAGCAGTTTCGATCGAATCCTGAAAGCATCCGCCAATTTTATGTGCGAGCACAGGGGCAAAATGGCGAACCCGGACAAATGGTGCAACTGGGCAATCTGGTGACGTTGACGCCAACCACAAGTGCACAAACCATTACTCATTACAACCTGTTTCGATCGATCTCCATTCAAGGCAATGCGGCTCCGGGCAGCAGTTCTGGTCAGGCACTTCGAGCCATGGAGGAAACGGCGGCACAGGTGCTTCCGGCTGGCTTGGGCTATGAATGGACAGGTACAGCATTAGAAGAGATTGAGTCGGGTGGGCAGGCTCCGATTATCTTTGGGCTGGGACTGATTATGGTCTTCCTAGTGTTAGCCGCCCAGTATGAGAGCTTCTTCGATCCGGTGATTATTCTGTTTTCAGTACCGCTAGCAATTCTCGGTGCATTGTTAGCCGTGTTTCTGCGCGGATTTGCCAATGACGTTTACTGCCAAATTGGCTTGGTGATGCTGATTGGTTTAGCCAGTAAGAATGCGATTCTGATTGTGGAATATGCCAACCAACTGCGCGATGAGGGCTTGTCTACGGTGCAGGCAGCGATCGAGGCCTCGCAAGAACGGCTGCGACCGATTCTGATGACAGCAATTTCCAGCGTTATTGGCTTCTTCCCGTTGGTGATTGCAGTGGGGGCTGGCGCAGAAAGCCGACAGTCGTTGGGAACTGCTCTGGTGGGCGGTTTCTTCGTAGCAACATTCCTCAGTTTATTTGTTGTACCGATGCTGTATATCATCACCAAAAATATCAGCGATCGGTTCTTCCCACCTAACAAAGATCGGCAAGCCCAGGTACGCGAACTCACCGAATCGGGCGTGTTTAAGTGA
- a CDS encoding ABC transporter permease, whose translation MNSKAAIDKGRVRHVGSHRDWENYRDLVIVLLQRELKVRYNNKLLGYLWSIANPLTSALVYFVAFGLIMRVREPNYVLVLVSGLFPWQWFSNSVGSAPNLFVGSASLIKKLNFPRNIVPLCAVLNHMIHYIASVPVIILFLYIYQQSPHWSWLYGFPILLLIQLVMVYGIALGLSSINLFFRDLERLTSIITHFLFFLTPVLYTLDRFPPQYHKLVVLMNPAAGLMVNWRQLIMEGTLNPFYVLVSMVYAALFFVIGYAVYKQLSWKFAELL comes from the coding sequence GTGAATAGCAAGGCAGCGATCGACAAAGGTAGAGTCCGGCACGTCGGATCACACCGAGATTGGGAGAATTATCGCGACCTCGTGATTGTGCTGCTGCAACGCGAGTTGAAGGTGCGCTACAACAACAAACTACTGGGTTATTTATGGTCGATTGCCAATCCCCTCACCTCAGCGCTGGTTTATTTTGTGGCGTTTGGATTGATCATGCGCGTGCGAGAGCCAAACTATGTGTTGGTGCTGGTCTCTGGGCTATTTCCATGGCAGTGGTTTTCTAACTCGGTGGGTTCGGCTCCCAACCTATTTGTGGGCAGTGCCTCGCTGATCAAGAAATTAAATTTTCCCAGAAATATTGTGCCGTTGTGCGCTGTGTTGAATCATATGATTCATTACATTGCCTCGGTTCCGGTGATTATCCTGTTTCTGTATATCTATCAGCAGTCGCCTCATTGGTCTTGGCTGTATGGGTTTCCAATTTTACTGCTGATTCAGCTTGTTATGGTATACGGCATTGCCTTGGGGCTGTCATCAATCAATTTATTCTTTCGTGATCTTGAGCGACTGACCAGCATCATTACGCATTTCTTGTTTTTCTTGACTCCGGTTCTCTACACCCTCGATCGCTTTCCACCGCAATATCACAAGTTGGTGGTGCTGATGAATCCGGCAGCGGGCTTGATGGTTAACTGGCGACAACTGATCATGGAGGGCACGCTTAACCCATTCTATGTTTTAGTGAGTATGGTCTATGCGGCTCTATTTTTTGTCATTGGCTATGCCGTCTATAAGCAGCTTTCCTGGAAATTTGCCGAATTGCTATGA
- a CDS encoding ABC transporter ATP-binding protein, which yields MRDPVISFHNVSKSYPLYRRLRGVKNFFFNFATSLKTMKDDRYEALRDINFEVYEGEKFGIIGRNGAGKSTTLGLIAGVLKPDRGTVIVRGRISPLLALGAGFHPELTGRENIVLNGVLMGLTRKEVARKMEEIIDFSELGEFVDRPIRVYSSGMLARLGFSVVAHLDPEILLIDEVLGVGDIRFQQKCLNKMMSFKESGVTMVLVTHSVASVVNICDRAMWIEDHVVRMIGDPIEVVEGYCEAAGVPINLSAVNKSAL from the coding sequence ATGAGAGATCCCGTTATCAGCTTTCACAACGTCAGTAAGTCATATCCGCTCTATCGTCGGTTGCGCGGCGTCAAAAACTTTTTCTTCAACTTTGCCACTAGCCTCAAGACCATGAAGGACGATCGCTATGAGGCCCTGCGGGACATTAATTTTGAAGTGTACGAAGGTGAAAAATTTGGCATTATTGGCCGCAACGGGGCTGGTAAAAGCACCACGCTAGGTCTGATTGCAGGAGTCCTCAAACCCGATCGCGGTACAGTCATTGTGAGAGGGCGAATTTCGCCGCTGTTGGCATTAGGAGCCGGATTTCACCCAGAGCTAACCGGCCGCGAAAACATTGTCCTCAATGGCGTGTTGATGGGATTGACCCGTAAAGAAGTGGCACGGAAAATGGAGGAAATTATTGATTTTTCAGAGCTAGGCGAGTTCGTCGATCGTCCCATCCGAGTTTATTCCAGCGGCATGCTGGCACGGTTGGGCTTTTCGGTAGTGGCACATTTAGACCCAGAAATTTTGCTGATTGATGAAGTGTTGGGCGTGGGCGATATTCGCTTTCAGCAAAAGTGTCTTAATAAAATGATGAGCTTCAAGGAAAGTGGTGTGACGATGGTCTTAGTCACCCATTCGGTAGCTAGCGTAGTGAATATCTGCGATCGGGCCATGTGGATTGAAGATCATGTGGTGCGGATGATTGGCGATCCGATCGAAGTAGTGGAAGGCTATTGTGAAGCGGCTGGTGTTCCCATCAATTTAAGCGCCGTCAATAAATCTGCGTTGTAA
- a CDS encoding efflux RND transporter periplasmic adaptor subunit encodes MVKVPFSLSTRLIGAALIASVFTSACSNESATQEQGMPPSLVEVQQVETARVQESSEFVGALEAQERVQLRPETEGRIVSILAQPGQRVEAGTPILILKSDVNQAQVSGAAADVSAAQAAVNTARARVQAAIAERDRAAADVELQTTEYERTAQLAAEGAQSQQALDQATNRRNTAIAALRAAEDNVGVAQAELNQAQAQFDRAQADQAVARSNLSDTEINAPIAGVVGNIPVRVGDVVSTQDVLTSIIQNQVLDLNISVPIERADQLRVGLPVELVDNLGTPLVNGEISFVSPEVNTTDQAVLAKASFPNDGNLKDGQFVRARIIWESGPGILIPTSAVTRIAGQTFVYMAEPGEPSPDGQPQMIARQQPVSLGSIQGNNYQVLSGVEAGDQVITSGVLNLMDGAPIMTGPPGGPPGQPGLEQPPG; translated from the coding sequence ATGGTAAAAGTTCCCTTTTCTCTCTCCACTCGGTTGATTGGTGCCGCCCTCATTGCCTCTGTGTTCACCAGTGCGTGCAGCAATGAGTCTGCAACCCAAGAGCAAGGAATGCCACCTTCATTGGTGGAAGTCCAACAAGTTGAAACAGCTAGAGTGCAGGAAAGCTCTGAGTTTGTTGGGGCCCTGGAAGCTCAAGAGCGAGTACAGTTGCGCCCTGAAACCGAAGGACGGATTGTCTCCATTCTGGCTCAACCAGGACAACGGGTTGAGGCTGGAACGCCGATTCTGATACTCAAGTCGGATGTGAATCAAGCCCAAGTCAGTGGTGCAGCAGCTGATGTCAGTGCAGCCCAGGCGGCGGTAAACACGGCTCGCGCCAGGGTGCAAGCGGCGATAGCTGAGCGCGATCGGGCCGCCGCGGATGTAGAACTGCAAACGACTGAATATGAACGAACGGCACAACTGGCCGCAGAAGGCGCCCAATCGCAACAAGCTCTAGATCAAGCCACCAATCGGCGCAATACAGCAATCGCGGCCCTGCGAGCAGCAGAAGACAACGTTGGGGTGGCTCAGGCAGAACTGAACCAAGCCCAAGCACAGTTCGATCGGGCCCAAGCTGATCAAGCCGTAGCTCGATCTAACCTCAGCGATACTGAAATCAATGCCCCCATTGCCGGCGTGGTTGGCAACATTCCAGTCAGGGTGGGTGATGTGGTGTCAACTCAAGACGTTCTCACAAGCATCATCCAGAACCAAGTGCTGGATTTAAATATTTCCGTGCCGATCGAACGAGCCGATCAACTGCGTGTGGGACTACCTGTTGAGCTAGTTGATAACTTAGGTACGCCTTTGGTGAACGGAGAAATTAGCTTCGTCTCACCAGAAGTGAACACTACCGATCAGGCGGTGTTAGCCAAAGCCAGTTTTCCTAATGACGGCAACCTCAAGGATGGACAGTTTGTCAGGGCCCGTATTATCTGGGAAAGCGGTCCCGGCATCCTCATTCCCACATCGGCCGTGACACGCATCGCTGGACAAACGTTTGTGTATATGGCTGAACCGGGCGAGCCGAGTCCGGACGGGCAACCGCAAATGATCGCGCGGCAACAGCCTGTGAGCTTGGGTAGTATCCAAGGCAATAATTATCAGGTGTTGTCGGGAGTGGAAGCAGGAGATCAGGTCATTACATCAGGAGTTTTGAACCTGATGGACGGTGCCCCCATCATGACTGGTCCTCCAGGTGGACCACCAGGACAACCTGGACTAGAGCAACCCCCTGGCTAG